The Plantactinospora sp. KBS50 sequence GCGTTCGCCACGATCGGCCGGCCGGCCGCGAGATAGCTGGCGAACTTGCTCGGCAGGTTGATGTTCAGATAGGGGTCCGAGACGAGCGAGACCAGGCAGGCGTCCGCCCGGGCCAGCACCCCGGGGATGCGCTCCGCCGGCACCAGCCCGGTGAGCACCACGTTCGACAGGTTCCGCCGGGCCACCGCGGCGCGGATCTCCGCCAGGTCGCGACCGCCGCCGACCAGCACCAGCCGTACGTCCGGCTGGTCGCGCAGCAGGTCGGCCGCCGCGAGCACCGTCTCGATGTCCTGGAAGACGCCAAGATTTCCGGCGTGCACCACGCAGAACATGCCGTCCAGGCCGAAGCTCGCGGCGAACGCCCGATCCGGCCCGGCCACCTCGTCCTGCGCCCAGGGCGGGCGGACGGTGACCGGGATCGGCCGGGCGCCGAGCTGCGCGAGCACGCGCTCACGGAAACCCTCGGTGAGGACGGTGATCCGGTCGGCTGCCCGGTAGCTTCGCCGGGCGAACCAGCCGGAGCCGGCGACGACCAGCCGGGAGGACGCCATGCCGGAGCCGGCCACCGCGTCCGGCCACAGGTCCACCACGTCCAGCACCACCCGCGCCCGGCGGAACGCCTTGAACAGCCGGGCCGTGATTCCCAAGGTCATCGGCGGCGAATAGACGAAGACCACGTCCGTACGGCCCGCGAGCAGCGGACCCAGGATCGAGGCGCTGAGCGTGAAACTCAGGTAGTTCGCCATCCGCCGCAGGCCGGACGAGCTGTGGTCCGGATACAGCGGTACGCGCAGGATCCGCACCCCGTCGACCTGCTCCCACCGGCGCCAGGCCAGTCGGTAACCGGGATAGATCTTCCCGAGTGGATAGTTGGGGAAGCCGGTGACGATCGTGACGGAGTGCCCGCGCCCGGCCAGTTCGCGGGCCAGCGGCAGGTTCTTGAAGTCGGCCGGCTCGGGCCAGCAGATGTGGGTCAGGATCACCACCCGCAGCCGGCTGCCGCTCCCGGCCGACGCCGGCTCGGTGACCTCGCTCAGCACTTCCCTCACGAACAGACAACGCGTCATGCCTGCTCGGGGTTCCTGCGCGCGGGCCGTTGATGGCCCTCGGCTCAGCCGGCCAACTGGCGCACGTACTCGACGCAGTCCTGCGACAACGGCCGCCAGGCGCCCCCGAACGCCAGCCGGGACGCCTGCTCCAGGCTCCGACCGTCGCGCAGCACCAGCCGGAAGAACTCGATCACCGGCTGCTGGCCGAACCGCTCGACGAGATGGTGTACCGCGAGGTAGCTGGCACCGTAGCCGCCCACCACGCGCCAGTCGGCGGCGTCGTCCGCCGGCCTGAGGTCGGCCAGCCGGCCGTCCCAGTCGCCGTCCACGACCCGGCGCACCTCGTCCAGGTCCCGCGACA is a genomic window containing:
- a CDS encoding glycosyltransferase family 4 protein yields the protein MREVLSEVTEPASAGSGSRLRVVILTHICWPEPADFKNLPLARELAGRGHSVTIVTGFPNYPLGKIYPGYRLAWRRWEQVDGVRILRVPLYPDHSSSGLRRMANYLSFTLSASILGPLLAGRTDVVFVYSPPMTLGITARLFKAFRRARVVLDVVDLWPDAVAGSGMASSRLVVAGSGWFARRSYRAADRITVLTEGFRERVLAQLGARPIPVTVRPPWAQDEVAGPDRAFAASFGLDGMFCVVHAGNLGVFQDIETVLAAADLLRDQPDVRLVLVGGGRDLAEIRAAVARRNLSNVVLTGLVPAERIPGVLARADACLVSLVSDPYLNINLPSKFASYLAAGRPIVANASGQVANVVRAERVGFAATPGRPAELADAIRRMRAMTPAERTAMSLRARRLFQRDYEARTGLAGYVRMIEGLAAARPVRRR